A genome region from Leptodactylus fuscus isolate aLepFus1 chromosome 6, aLepFus1.hap2, whole genome shotgun sequence includes the following:
- the RBM38 gene encoding RNA-binding protein 38, whose product MHTVQKDTTFTKIFVGGLPYHTTDSSLRKYFEVFGDIDEAVVITDRQTSKSRGYGFVTMADRAAAERACKDPNPIIDGRKANVNLAYIGAKPRNLQTGLTIGVQQLHPAFIQRPIGLTPQYIYPPTLIQPSVVIPTPIQTLPSPYIDYNAATQAYTHYTTAAYEQYPYAASPATGYMGYGYTSAVQQPITGTTTGAPPTAYIQYQPAQLQPDRMQ is encoded by the exons ATGCACACAGTGCAAAAGGACACCACGTTCACAAAGATCTTTGTAGGGGGGCTCCCGTATCACACGACTGACTCGTCCCTCAGGAAATACTTTGAGGTTTTTGGGGATATTGATGAAGCTGTGGTGATTACGGACAGACAGACCAGCAAATCCCGGGGGTACGGCTTT GTCACAATGGCGGACCGGGCGGCCGCTGAACGAGCCTGCAAAGATCCCAATCCTATTATAGATGGTCGGAAAGCAAATGTGAACCTTGCTTATATTGGAGCCAAGCCAAGGAACCTTCAAACTG GTTTAACTATTGGAGTGCAGCAGTTACACCCTGCCTTTATCCAGAGACCTATAGG ATTGACACCACAATACATCTACCCACCCACCCTCATCCAACCAAGTGTGGTCATTCCAACGCCAATCCAGACTTTACCATCTCCATATATTGATTATAATGCTGCTACACAGGCCTACACCCATTACACCACAGCTGCCTATGAACAGTATCCCTATGCAGCTTCACCGGCTACTGGCTACATGGGCTACGGCTATACCAGTGCTGTtcagcagccaatcactggcaccACCACAGGAGCACCACCCACTGCGTATATTCAATACCAGCCTGCACAACTCCAGCCGGATCGGATGCAGTGA